TTCAAAAAAGAAATCAAATCCCTCAAGGACCTTAAAGGTCTCAAAATGCGTATTCCTGGACTTGCAGGCGAAGTTTTTGCAAAACTAGGTGTGAACGTAACCAATATCCCTTCCGGCGAACTTTACACATCTCTTGACCGTGGAACCATTGATGCTCTTGAATGGGTTGCTCCTTCTATGGACATCAAAATGGGTTTCCACAAGATCGCACCATACTACTACACAGGCTGGCATGAGCCAGCATCCGAGCTTCAGTATATCATCAATAAAAAAGAATACGAAAAGCTTTCAGCTGAATACAAAGCTATCCTTAAAACAGCCATGAAAGCGTGTTCCATGGACATGTTCATCGACAACTACGCAATGAGCATTGAAGCTTGGGACAAGATGAAAACTGATTACCCTAACATTAAAGTTAAAGAATTCCCTAAACCAGTTCTTCAAGCTATGAGTAAAGCGGCAAACGAGCTTTACGACAGCTACGCGGCTGAAAACGCATTCTTCAAAAAAGTGCTGAAATCACAGCGCAGCTACATGAAGAAAGCCCGCGCATGGACTGCAATATCTGAGTTCAATTACATCAAGACTTCAATGGAGCT
This window of the Maridesulfovibrio frigidus DSM 17176 genome carries:
- a CDS encoding TRAP transporter substrate-binding protein — its product is MKSTIKVFTFFVLLTLLATPAFAAKKIKWKLAMTWSTTLTPLSTAPIQLSKMVREMSGGNFIIRVEGSEKHKAPLGILDMVKGGQYDMGHSASYYWKGKDIGTVFFCTVPFGMNVDEQYAWLYYGGGMELMQEAFDKYNVLSFPGGNTGVQMGGWFKKEIKSLKDLKGLKMRIPGLAGEVFAKLGVNVTNIPSGELYTSLDRGTIDALEWVAPSMDIKMGFHKIAPYYYTGWHEPASELQYIINKKEYEKLSAEYKAILKTAMKACSMDMFIDNYAMSIEAWDKMKTDYPNIKVKEFPKPVLQAMSKAANELYDSYAAENAFFKKVLKSQRSYMKKARAWTAISEFNYIKTSMELDK